A single Streptomyces sannanensis DNA region contains:
- a CDS encoding leucyl aminopeptidase, translating to MTALTLSTAGAATLRADAIVVGVAKGAKGPVVAPGAEAVDKAFDGKLAAVLETLGATGAEGEVTKLPSPAGLKAPVVLAAGLGKAPEKDDTYGAEALRRAAGSASRALAGSKKATFALPVGTVEDAQAVAEGALLGAYAFTAYQGGEKKNAKGNGNGKQPLAEVVLLGGKPRDKAYKAATERALALAEEVNRARDLINTPPNDLTPEIFADHATAAGKEYGLKVQVLDEKALTKGGYGGILGVGVGSTNPPRLVKIAYTHPKAEKHLALVGKGITYDSGGISLKPAGHNETMKCDMSGAAAVFSTVVAAARLGLKVNVTGWLALAENMPSGSATRPGDVLRMYSGKTVEVLNTDAEGRLVLADALTKASEENPDAIVDVATLTGAMVLALGHRRFGIMANDDAFRTSIHEIAEEAGEDSWPMPLPADLRKGMDSPTADIANMGERMGGGLVAGLFLQEFIGEGITWAHLDIAGPAFNESGPWGYTPKGGTGSAVRTLVRLAERTADGDLG from the coding sequence GTGACTGCTCTTACTCTCAGCACTGCCGGCGCGGCGACGCTGCGCGCCGACGCCATCGTCGTCGGCGTCGCGAAGGGCGCCAAGGGCCCGGTCGTCGCGCCCGGCGCCGAGGCCGTGGACAAGGCATTCGACGGAAAGCTCGCCGCCGTCCTGGAGACCCTCGGTGCCACCGGTGCCGAGGGTGAGGTGACCAAGCTGCCCTCCCCCGCCGGTCTGAAGGCCCCGGTCGTCCTCGCCGCCGGCCTGGGCAAGGCCCCGGAGAAGGACGACACCTACGGCGCCGAGGCGCTGCGCCGCGCGGCCGGCTCCGCCTCCCGTGCGCTCGCCGGTTCGAAGAAGGCCACGTTCGCGCTGCCGGTCGGAACCGTCGAGGACGCCCAGGCCGTCGCCGAGGGCGCACTGCTCGGTGCGTACGCCTTCACCGCGTACCAGGGCGGCGAGAAGAAGAACGCCAAGGGCAACGGCAACGGCAAGCAGCCGCTGGCCGAGGTCGTCCTGCTCGGCGGCAAGCCGCGCGACAAGGCCTACAAGGCCGCCACCGAGCGCGCGCTCGCCCTGGCCGAGGAGGTCAACCGCGCCCGCGACCTGATCAACACCCCGCCGAACGACCTCACCCCCGAGATCTTCGCCGACCACGCGACCGCGGCCGGCAAGGAGTACGGCCTCAAGGTGCAGGTGCTCGACGAGAAGGCGCTCACCAAGGGCGGCTACGGCGGCATCCTCGGCGTCGGCGTCGGCTCCACCAACCCGCCGCGCCTGGTGAAGATCGCCTACACCCACCCCAAGGCGGAGAAGCACCTGGCCCTGGTCGGCAAGGGCATCACCTACGACTCGGGCGGCATCTCCCTGAAGCCGGCCGGCCACAACGAGACGATGAAGTGCGACATGAGCGGCGCCGCCGCCGTGTTCTCCACGGTCGTCGCCGCCGCCCGTCTCGGCCTGAAGGTCAATGTCACCGGCTGGCTGGCACTCGCCGAGAACATGCCGTCCGGCTCCGCCACCCGGCCCGGTGACGTGCTGCGCATGTACAGCGGCAAGACCGTCGAGGTCCTCAACACCGACGCCGAGGGCCGTCTGGTGCTGGCCGACGCCCTGACCAAGGCCTCCGAGGAGAACCCGGACGCCATCGTCGACGTGGCGACCCTGACCGGCGCGATGGTGCTGGCGCTGGGTCACCGCCGCTTCGGCATCATGGCCAACGACGACGCCTTCCGCACCTCGATCCACGAGATCGCGGAGGAGGCCGGCGAGGACTCCTGGCCGATGCCGCTCCCGGCCGACCTGCGCAAGGGCATGGACTCCCCGACCGCCGACATCGCGAACATGGGCGAGCGGATGGGCGGCGGCCTGGTCGCCGGTCTGTTCCTGCAGGAGTTCATCGGCGAGGGCATCACCTGGGCCCACCTGGACATCGCCGGCCCGGCCTTCAACGAGTCCGGCCCGTGGGGCTACACCCCCAAGGGCGGCACCGGCTCCGCGGTCCGCACCCTGGTCCGCCTCGCCGAGCGCACCGCCGACGGCGACCTCGGCTAG
- the lpdA gene encoding dihydrolipoyl dehydrogenase produces the protein MANDASTVFDLVILGGGSGGYAAALRASQLGLDVALIEKNKLGGTCLHNGCIPTKALLHAGEIADQAREAEQFGVKTSFEGIDIAGVHKYKDDVISGLYKGLQGLVASRKVTYIEGEGRLSSPTSVDVNGQRIQGRHILLATGSVPKSLPGLTIDGNRIISSDHALVLDRVPKSAIVLGGGVIGVEFASAWKSFGTEVTVIEGMKHLVPVEDENSSKLLERAFRKRGIKFNLGTFFQKAEYTETGVKVTLADGKEFEAEVLLVAVGRGPVSEGLGYEEQGIAMDRGYVLVDEYMRTNVPTVSAVGDLVPTLQLAHVGFAEGILVAERLAGLNPVPIDYNGVPRVTYCHPEVASVGITEAKAKEIYGADKVVALKYNLAGNGKSKILKTAGEIKLVQVKDGAVVGVHMVGDRMGEQVGEAQLIYNWEALPAEVAQLIHAHPTQNEALGEAHLALAGKPLHSHD, from the coding sequence GTGGCGAACGACGCCAGCACCGTTTTCGACCTAGTGATCCTCGGCGGTGGCAGTGGCGGCTACGCCGCGGCCCTGCGCGCTTCTCAGCTGGGCCTGGACGTCGCCCTGATCGAGAAGAACAAGCTCGGCGGCACCTGCCTGCACAACGGCTGCATCCCCACCAAGGCCCTGCTGCACGCCGGCGAGATCGCCGATCAGGCCCGTGAGGCCGAGCAGTTCGGTGTGAAGACCTCTTTCGAGGGCATCGACATCGCGGGCGTCCACAAGTACAAGGACGACGTGATCTCCGGCCTGTACAAGGGCCTGCAGGGCCTCGTCGCCTCCCGCAAGGTGACGTACATCGAGGGTGAGGGCCGGCTGTCCTCCCCCACCTCCGTGGACGTGAACGGCCAGCGCATCCAGGGCCGCCACATCCTCCTCGCGACCGGCTCCGTGCCGAAGTCGCTGCCGGGTCTGACGATCGACGGCAACCGCATCATCTCCTCGGACCACGCCCTGGTCCTGGACCGCGTCCCGAAGTCCGCCATCGTCCTCGGCGGCGGCGTCATCGGCGTCGAGTTCGCCTCCGCCTGGAAGTCCTTCGGCACCGAGGTCACGGTCATCGAGGGCATGAAGCACCTCGTCCCGGTCGAGGACGAGAACAGCTCCAAGCTGCTGGAGCGCGCCTTCCGCAAGCGCGGCATCAAGTTCAACCTGGGCACCTTCTTCCAGAAGGCCGAGTACACCGAGACCGGTGTCAAGGTCACCCTGGCCGACGGCAAGGAGTTCGAGGCCGAGGTCCTGCTGGTCGCCGTCGGCCGCGGCCCGGTCTCCGAGGGCCTCGGCTACGAGGAGCAGGGCATCGCGATGGACCGCGGCTACGTCCTGGTCGACGAGTACATGCGCACGAACGTGCCGACCGTCTCGGCCGTCGGTGACCTCGTCCCGACCCTCCAGCTCGCGCACGTCGGCTTCGCCGAGGGCATCCTGGTGGCGGAGCGTCTGGCCGGTCTCAACCCGGTCCCGATCGACTACAACGGTGTGCCGCGCGTGACCTACTGCCACCCGGAGGTCGCCTCCGTCGGCATCACCGAGGCCAAGGCCAAGGAGATCTACGGCGCGGACAAGGTCGTCGCTCTGAAGTACAACCTGGCGGGCAACGGCAAGAGCAAGATCCTGAAGACCGCGGGCGAGATCAAGCTCGTCCAGGTCAAGGACGGTGCGGTGGTCGGCGTCCACATGGTCGGTGACCGCATGGGCGAGCAGGTCGGCGAAGCGCAGCTGATCTACAACTGGGAGGCACTCCCCGCCGAGGTCGCGCAGCTCATCCACGCGCACCCGACCCAGAACGAGGCCCTGGGCGAGGCGCACCTGGCCCTGGCCGGCAAGCCCCTGCACTCCCACGACTAA
- the sucB gene encoding 2-oxoglutarate dehydrogenase, E2 component, dihydrolipoamide succinyltransferase, with protein sequence MAVSVTLPALGESVTEGTVTRWLKAEGERVELDEPLLEVSTDKVDTEIPSPAAGILASIKVAEDETVEVGAELAIIDDGTGAPAAAPAPAAAEAPAPVAAPAPVAEAPAAPAPAAAPAPAAAPAGAAQGTDVVLPALGESVTEGTVTRWLKAVGETVEADEPLLEVSTDKVDTEIPSPASGVLLEIVVGEDETAEVGAKLAVIGAEGAAPAPAPAAAPAPVAAPAPVAAPAPAPAPVAPAVPAPAPVAEPAPEPVIPSPKAGLVVDEGAYVTPLVRKLAAEHGVALSSVKGTGVGGRIRKQDVLAAAEAAKAAAAPAPVAAAPAAAPKAPVLEVSPLRGQTVKMTRMRKVIGDNMMKALHGQAQLTSVVEVDITKIMKLRGKAKDAFLAREGVKLSPMPFFVKAAAQALKAHPVINARINEDEGTITYFDSENIGIAVDSEKGLMTPVIKGAGDLNLAGIAKRTAELAGAVRASRITPDDLAGATFTISNTGSRGALFDTIIVPPNQVAILGIGATVRRPVVINHPELGETIAVRDMTYVALSYDHRLVDGADAARYLTAVKAILEAGEFEVDLGL encoded by the coding sequence ATGGCGGTTTCCGTAACCCTTCCGGCGCTCGGTGAGAGCGTCACCGAGGGCACTGTCACCCGCTGGCTGAAGGCCGAGGGCGAGCGCGTCGAGCTCGACGAGCCGCTGCTCGAGGTCTCCACCGACAAGGTCGACACCGAGATCCCCTCCCCCGCGGCCGGCATCCTCGCGTCCATCAAGGTCGCCGAGGACGAGACGGTCGAGGTCGGCGCCGAGCTGGCCATCATCGACGACGGCACCGGCGCCCCCGCCGCTGCCCCTGCCCCGGCCGCCGCCGAGGCTCCGGCCCCGGTCGCCGCTCCGGCCCCCGTGGCCGAGGCTCCCGCCGCCCCGGCTCCGGCTGCCGCTCCGGCTCCGGCCGCCGCCCCGGCCGGTGCCGCCCAGGGCACCGACGTGGTCCTCCCGGCGCTCGGCGAGTCCGTCACCGAGGGCACCGTCACCCGCTGGCTGAAGGCCGTCGGCGAGACGGTCGAGGCCGACGAGCCGCTGCTCGAGGTCTCCACCGACAAGGTCGACACCGAGATCCCGTCGCCCGCCTCCGGCGTGCTGCTGGAGATCGTCGTCGGCGAGGACGAGACCGCCGAGGTCGGCGCCAAGCTTGCCGTCATCGGCGCCGAGGGCGCCGCTCCGGCCCCGGCTCCGGCTGCCGCTCCGGCCCCGGTCGCCGCCCCGGCCCCGGTCGCCGCTCCGGCGCCCGCACCGGCGCCGGTCGCGCCTGCCGTGCCGGCTCCGGCGCCGGTCGCCGAGCCCGCTCCGGAACCGGTCATCCCGTCGCCGAAGGCCGGTCTGGTCGTCGACGAGGGTGCGTACGTGACCCCGCTGGTCCGTAAGCTCGCCGCCGAGCACGGCGTGGCCCTGTCCTCGGTCAAGGGCACCGGTGTCGGTGGCCGTATCCGCAAGCAGGACGTCCTCGCCGCAGCCGAGGCCGCCAAGGCCGCCGCTGCCCCGGCCCCGGTCGCGGCCGCCCCGGCCGCCGCCCCGAAGGCCCCGGTGCTGGAGGTCTCGCCGCTGCGCGGCCAGACGGTCAAGATGACCCGGATGCGCAAGGTCATCGGCGACAACATGATGAAGGCCCTGCACGGCCAGGCTCAGCTGACCTCCGTGGTCGAGGTGGACATCACCAAGATCATGAAGCTGCGCGGCAAGGCCAAGGACGCCTTCCTGGCCCGCGAGGGCGTGAAGCTGTCCCCGATGCCGTTCTTCGTCAAGGCCGCGGCCCAGGCGCTGAAGGCCCACCCGGTCATCAACGCCCGGATCAACGAGGACGAGGGCACCATCACCTACTTCGACTCGGAGAACATCGGCATCGCCGTCGACTCCGAGAAGGGCCTGATGACCCCGGTCATCAAGGGTGCGGGCGACCTCAACCTGGCCGGTATCGCCAAGAGGACCGCGGAGCTCGCGGGCGCCGTGCGCGCCAGCAGGATCACCCCGGACGACCTGGCGGGCGCGACGTTCACGATCAGCAACACCGGCTCGCGCGGTGCGCTGTTCGACACGATCATCGTGCCGCCGAACCAGGTCGCGATCCTGGGCATCGGCGCCACCGTCCGGCGCCCGGTGGTCATCAACCACCCGGAGCTGGGCGAGACCATCGCCGTCCGCGACATGACGTACGTCGCGCTCTCCTACGACCACCGTCTGGTGGACGGCGCCGACGCCGCCCGTTACCTGACGGCCGTCAAGGCGATCCTGGAGGCCGGCGAGTTCGAGGTCGACCTCGGCCTGTGA
- a CDS encoding GntR family transcriptional regulator, with protein MTHPPVVHSLREHIREHIVEGIVSGRWKPGERIVERRIATELQVSQTPVREALRELETLRLIESAPNKGVRVRNLSAADLEEIYPVRAGLEQIAAELAVQRLAEDCSALEPHVAALYEADRRADGEAQVRHTVGFHRELVRAAGNSVLLHTWEGLGIEVFTALSIRWLGTRQQSYAEEHDTLVEAFKRRDPEIGALVKAHVLGCAPHP; from the coding sequence ATGACCCACCCGCCAGTCGTCCACTCGTTGCGCGAGCACATCCGCGAGCACATCGTGGAAGGGATCGTGAGCGGGCGCTGGAAGCCGGGGGAACGGATCGTCGAGCGGCGTATCGCGACCGAGCTGCAGGTCAGCCAGACGCCCGTACGGGAGGCCCTGCGTGAGCTGGAGACGCTGCGCCTGATCGAGTCGGCACCGAACAAGGGCGTACGCGTCCGCAATCTCTCCGCGGCCGACCTGGAGGAGATCTACCCGGTACGAGCCGGCCTGGAGCAGATCGCGGCGGAGCTGGCCGTGCAGCGGCTCGCCGAGGACTGCTCGGCTCTGGAGCCGCATGTGGCGGCGCTGTACGAGGCGGACCGCAGGGCCGACGGCGAGGCGCAGGTGCGGCACACCGTGGGCTTTCACCGGGAGCTGGTGCGGGCGGCGGGCAACAGCGTGCTGCTGCACACCTGGGAGGGCCTGGGCATCGAGGTCTTCACGGCGCTGTCGATCCGCTGGCTGGGGACGCGCCAGCAGTCGTACGCGGAAGAGCACGACACGCTCGTCGAGGCGTTCAAGCGACGCGATCCCGAGATCGGCGCGCTCGTGAAGGCCCACGTCCTGGGCTGCGCGCCGCACCCCTGA